The segment CGACAAAGATAATATGAATCGGGCATATATTTACAAAAAGCCTTTCGTATTCGTAAGAACTTGATTGACTTGAGAGGCATAACATTCCCCTATAGGCAAAAGGATCGATGTCTTTTCCAATTGGATATAATTTTTAGTAAATCGTTCAACTTTCTTGACCGAAATTACATACGAACGATGAATACGCAGGAAAGAATTAACAGGCAACATCGCCTGAATTGTTTTTAAGTTAGTATGTGATAAAACATAACCGCCACTCTCACGAAAGATTTTGGTATAGTTTCCTAAAGCTTCTATATATAGAATATCCTCCAATGCAATACTGACATTACTATATTCCTGCTTGACAACCAGACAATCGGGAACAGTTGCTGGACGAATGTCTAATCTACGGATCGCCTTTTCGACGGCTACCTCAAAACGATCATAAGCAAAGGGTTTATGCAAAAAATCAACAGCGTCGAGATTAAAGCCGTCGAGAGCATATTGGGCATGAGCAGTTGTGAAAATAAAGCAGCATTCGCGTGGTAACGAATTAGCTATCTCCAACCCACTGATACTATTCATTTGAATATCCAAGAATACCAAATCAGGCTTCCGCCGGCGGATTTCTTCCAACCCGACATGCGGTTCACTGTAAGTAGTCAGTTCCATTCCACCTTTACGGCGACAAAATTGCTCAATGACCAACAATGCCATCGGTTCATCATCTATGGCTATGCATGAAATTGTCTTCATTGTAATTGAATTGTTAAATGTGTTTTGTATAAATTCCCTTCCGCTCCTACATATAATTTATACCGGCCAGGATAAAGCAAATCCAACCGTTTCCTGCAATTGGCTATCCCTATAGTTGGTTTGTTCTCCTCTCGTATTCGCATAATCTGATTCTCTGTTTCAAAATATAGAGTGCCTTTATTCAAACGAATATGAATATGAATCACACAATCAACT is part of the Parabacteroides sp. AD58 genome and harbors:
- a CDS encoding LytR/AlgR family response regulator transcription factor, with protein sequence MKTISCIAIDDEPMALLVIEQFCRRKGGMELTTYSEPHVGLEEIRRRKPDLVFLDIQMNSISGLEIANSLPRECCFIFTTAHAQYALDGFNLDAVDFLHKPFAYDRFEVAVEKAIRRLDIRPATVPDCLVVKQEYSNVSIALEDILYIEALGNYTKIFRESGGYVLSHTNLKTIQAMLPVNSFLRIHRSYVISVKKVERFTKNYIQLEKTSILLPIGECYASQVNQVLTNTKGFL